In Salvelinus namaycush isolate Seneca chromosome 16, SaNama_1.0, whole genome shotgun sequence, the sequence CACCTTTATCAACAGAGGCTGGAAGGCAGAGGTGAGAGGTTCAATATGCCCAAAATCATTATAAAAGACAATTAACTGCAGCATATCTGTGCATCTTCACGACCAGCAGCTCGGATTTCTCAAAACTGTGGTACTCAAAACTAGGGCTCAGATTTGAGCTATTTTTCACTATACCTTTTGCCATTTCAATACATTTGATACTTATATGGcctttctggtctctctctttccagGACTATGTGTTCAGGCTAGTTCCTGGATTTACGGAATCAGGGAAGGGCAAATGTTCCTACGACCCTTCCCAGGAGAACATTGCTGCTCTAATCGGTAAGCTTCACCTCACTTGTGCATACACTTAGTAGACTGCCCAAAATTGGGGAAGTCTCCCCTCCCACTTTCACCGtttcctaacctctcctctccatctctttctcttcctcctttctTCTCATCTGCAGATGGGAATCTGTATGCGGGGGTCCATGTAGACTTCATGGGGACAGACGCAGCCCTCTTTAGGACCATGGGGGGCAGAACAACAGTCAGGACAGAGCAGTATGACTCCAAGTGGCTCAATGGTGAGTTACTACCCTGAAAAAGACTGCCATCTTGTAAGGGTGCATTCCCAAAATGTTGCCATTTTTTTTCATGGTCCTTCAAGCCAGATACGAACCAGCGAGATATGGCTCTAAGAAAACATGGCAAACTGCTGCTAATGCTGCAGGTTTCTCTTTCTTTCATCactccgttcctctctctctccgtccgtctcagAGCCCGTGTTCATTCAGATCCAGCAGATCCCTGACAGCTCCGAGAGGAATGATGATAAACTCTACTTCTTCTTCCGGGAGAAGAGTCTGGATGCAGGGGGAGGGGCCAGCCCCAGTGTGCTGGCCAGAGTGGGACGAGTGTGTCTGGTGAGAAGGCCTTGCTCGGACCTAGCAGGGTGGCCCTGTGAAACGGCGCTATGCCACTGTTCTATAGACTCTTATTAACTCTATTACTTTCATTACGTACATAATTATAGTCTGACTGCAACATTATGGACAACATTGTGAATGGGGGAATTgttaagggtaaaaaaaaaagtgtctacGGAAACAGCCTTCCCTTACCTCTTCCATCCTTTACATTCCCTCTTCCCAGAATGATGAGGGGGGTCAGAAGTCCCTGGTGAACAGATGGACCACCTTCCTGAAAGCCCGCCTGGTGTGCTCTGTGATCGGAGAAGATGGGGTGGAGACCTTGTTTGACGAATTGAGTGAGACAGACCTCAGTGAAAGATTTATTGATTTAGATAAAGATTTAGAGATCCTTAGTTGTCTATGGCAGTGAATCCTTCATCAATTCTACAGGAAAATAATTTCTGTCTCTTTCGTCATCCTTTCAGGGGATGTTTTCATCCAGCCCACGCAAGATGAACGCAACCCTGTGGTctatgccctcttcacaactgctgggtaggtcatcattgtatcTGTCTTACATCACCTGTTATACGTAGAAGTTTCCCTTCTCTCTAAAGGCCTGCTTTGTTCTCACTCCTCAATGCTTTTCTACTCTCATCTAGTACCTGTTGGTttacctctctcttctccctcctccacttCACTGGTTGATGCTGACTGCATTCCCCCTCCCTTTTTTTACCTTCTTTCTCTCCCAGCTCTGTGTTCAAGGGCTCAGCAGTCTGTGTGTACTCCATGGCTGACATCCGCAACGTCTTCAATGGACCCTTCTCCCACAAACATGGTCATAACTACCAGTGGACAGCCTACACGGGCAAGATTCCCTACCCTCGCCCTGGCACAGTAGGTTCAGACCAGTTACTCACTGCAAACAATCCATATATATACATCCCATCAACTGTCACCTCTTTCCAATAGTGAAACGCATTgcttacactctctctgtctctctctgtctctctcggtctctgtgttACTCACTATATATAATTCTAGTGTCCAGGAGGAACATTCACCCCGGGCATTCGCACCTCTAAGGACTTCTCAGACGAGGCAGTGAACTTCATGCGAGCCCATCCCCTCATGTACCACCCTGTGTACCCTATCCACCGTCGCCCCCTAGTGGTGAGGACTGGGGTGGACTACCGCTTCACAGCCCTGGTGGTGGACCAGGTGGACGCAGTGGACGCCCGATACGAGGTGCTCTTCCTGGGCACAGGTgagtgtctctctgtcccagggCAATTGGCTGACTGAAGGACTTCATTGCATGTTGGAATTTCACATTTTGTCTTTTGTCCAAATTCGACATGGTGACATCAGACCTCTCTTGTTCCAGATCGTGGCACTGTCCAAAAGGTCATAGTTTTACCCAAGGACCCGAGCACCATGGAGGAGCTCACCCTGGAGGAAGTGGAGGTTTTCAGGGTGTGCCTATATGATTTCTCTAAATGTTGTTTACATTATAGCAAAAGTCTCTAACCACTGTCCTTGGACATTCGTTCAATGGTTACGCTTTGTTGATCCTTATGTGACACGATGCATTTAATTACAGACACGTGCTGCTGTTAAAACAATGAAGATCTCATCTAAAAGGGTAAGCTGAACTCTCTCTTTCTTCATCGACAGGAAACACTAAAGAGATATTGTTGATGCTGAGCTCTTGTTTTCATTCTGTCACTATAGCAACAGCTGTACGTGTCATCGGAGGCAGGGCTTACCCAGGTATCTCTGCATCGTTGTGGGGTATATGGGAGGGCCTGTTCCGACTGCTGTCTGGCACGGGACCCTTACTGCGCTTGGGACGGGGAGAGCTGCTCCGCTTTCACCCCCGCCACCAAGAGGTCAGGaccacaacacacaccaacacaacacacaccacaacccCTCATCTGATATTGACAGGGAAGGAGTGTCATAAAGCTTTATTAGTCCttcactgtgtctgtctgtctgaataaaTGTGTGAGTGACTGAATTCATTTCTGTGCTTGTGAAATGTGTTGGATGaactctgctctgtctctctcactcaggAGGAGCAGAAGACAGGATGTGAAACATGGGGATCCACTGCGACAGTGCAGAGGCTTCAATGCCAAAGGTTAgacaaaacacttaaaaaaaaatattttagcaGAATTCAGTGACAAAATCAAATCATGTAATAATTAAAACATTAGCAAATAACTGGCATTTAAGATaatctccttctttctttctctctctctccctctttctctctctctcttcctccttccctccttcagTGGAGAATCGTCCGAGAGAGACAGTCCAGTTTGGTGTGGAGGGGAGCAGTACCTTCCTGGAGTGTCAGCCTCGCTCTCCTCAGGCTACAGTCAAGTGGCTCTatcagagagaaggaaggaggaaaGCGGTAAGGAGGAAAATGCATGCATCTATTTCTGCTCTTTGAAAAGAGACCAGTATTATTAAAATATCAAATTCATACCACATTTATAGGTTACACTTGAGCTGTTGGAGCAGTTTACACAGGGGTTATCCATGTTTGATTGACTAAATAAACATacgttaattttttatttaacctttatttaactaggcaagacattTAAGGACccattctaatttacaatgacggcctaccctggccaaaccctaacccggacgacgctgggccatttgtgccctgccctatgggactcccaatcactgccagttatgatacagcctggaattgaaccagggtctgtagtaatgcctctagcactgggatgcagtgccttagactgctgctccactcgggagtcTTTCTTGTAGATATTAATAGTATTAATGGTCAGCCAATGTTATTTCAGTTCAAAAATATCTATAGAGAAATAGTCAATCACTTTTGAAATACAAATGAGGCAGATGTGGACCTTGTTCTCCCCCTCACTaccataacactctctctccccctcactaccataacactctctctccccctcactaccataacactctctccccctcactaccacaacactctctctccccctcactaccgtaactctccccctcactaccacaacactctctctccccctcactaccataactctctctccccctcacccctcAGCTCAACCGGGACAGAGAGTATCTGAAGACACCCCATGGGATCCTTCTGAAGTCCCTCAGCCAATCGGATGCTGGGCTCTACCACTGCCTGGCCACAGAGAACAACTTCAAACACACTGTGGCCCGGGTGTCGCTGCGCATTCTGGACCGAGACATCGTGCTGGCCCTCACCTCCCCTGACAACGAGGCCATGACCTCCAACAGCCCTCCCACTGGACGGGGGAGACAACATGACCCCAAGCAGCAGAGGGTCCTTCCAACCCCCCCTTTCACAGACACCCTGTCCCAGCCGGAGATCAGGCTGATCCACCAGTACTGTCAGTCCTACTGGGAGCAGCTGAGGCACAAGCAGCAACAGCCCAAACGCACTTCcaggagacacacagagagccagGAGCAAGAGCCGGAGGAGCAACAGCCTAAACGCATCAGcaggagacacacagagagccagGAGACCCAAGGAGGATAGAGGACTGGACTTCCAACACTAGCCAGCTAGGACACTCCTGTGGTAGACTAGAGATCCATGTTTGACACCAAACATGAGTTTCATCTCTCTTTGTACACTGAATGACATGTGATACCAACCCTCACACAAGCCAGTATCTCAGTATAGAAATGTAATATATTGATACGTGTATATATTTTAGGATCATAATAGATCCATGGTTTATTAATGTTTAATGGTTATGATATAAGACAATTGATAAACATTTGCCTTTGCACGCTTTATTCTGTTGGAAATGTGTACATTTTGCTGTTCAATGTTGAGCGATAATGTTTTGGTGTGatgtacatgtatgtgtgtatttgtctaCTAATACCATATGTGATATTGTAATTGTGGTgactctcttgttctctctaaCACCTTTGTGACCTATGTTTGTTTGAGGACTCATGGCTATACAGTATTCTTTGAATTGTGTGCGTGGACGGTGGTGTATTGAAAGGGAAGTGAGGGATCTTTCAACAAAACAGATAATATCTACATGTAGAAGAATAAGACGGTAAATCCTATGTGTGCATAATCTTTGTATTACATTATAATACTACATTCCAGCAATATCAAATTGTCACTTTTAATGGGAACAGGTATAAAGAAGACTGTGAAGAAGACCTCACCATATTTTCTAATGATATTGAGCAACATACTGTAATGTGTAGTACAGCAACATACTGTAATGTGTAGTACAGCAACATACTATAATGTGTATTACGGCAACATACTGTAATGTGTAGTACAGCAACATACTGTAATGTGTAGTACGGCAACATACTGTAATGTGTTGTACAGCAACATACTGTAATGTGTTGTACAGCAACATACTGTAATGTGTTGTACATACTCAGCATGAGTCCTAAACTGGAAACGTTTGAACGACAAATATAAACATATGTGATCCCATCAATCGTTTCTCTGTCTTACGTTCTGTTGATTTCTCTCACATTTGGGACTTTCACACAATCCTTATCTGTAGCATTCTTCTGATGTAAATCTTCGTGAGTCACCTTCCAGTCAGCAACTGATACAAAAACACCAACACAAATGAGATTAACCGGATCAACCAGACTGTTGAGTCCATGGTTACAGAGTGGAAAATAATACAGGATGGAATGCACTTATCAGTCGTCCCACTCAtcgtcatcttcatcatcataacctccttcttcttcaccttCATCTGAAACAAAAGAGACTTATGTCTGTTATGCTGGAATTTATTTTTTAGATACATGAGGATGAACCACAATGCATTTGGTTTATTTTACACATTTGTAGATGGAATATAATACATTAATGAATGAATGATAGATTAGGATGAGAAGGTGTTTACCAGAGGAGTGGATGACTTTACTCCTCTTCTGCATGACCATCATCAGAGCTCCTACGATGCCCTCTGAGTCTGTCTCGGTAGGCGGAGGTGACTCAGGACTGTCTGTGACCTGGGACACAAAGGTCAAAGGTCAATGATCATGTAAACTGAAATATATAGACTTCACTCTCATTGACAAAGACAATTTCTGCATTTGAATAACAAAGTTTAGTTTACGTTTTTGAGCTTCCTCCCCAGGCGGATCTGGTCCAGCAGagctcctcttccacctccttcACATTCTCCTGTAGATGCAGGAGCAGGTGGTGGGGGACCTTTACAGCGGTGTGGAGGAGGAGTAAAGTCTCCAGAGCTCTGGGCTGGGGGAGgcgggggaggaggtggaggagggacagGCATGGAGCGCTGGTGgccagggggagggggaggagaagtaTAGGAcacagagggtggagggggtgggAGTCCGCCTCGGCCGCTTGAGGGGGGTGGAGGTGGCAGGGCTCCACGTGATGGAGGGGGATGGGAGGGGGGTGGGCCTCGCCCTGCCTGTCCTGGGGGAGGGGGCAGGGGGCCGGAGCGACCCCCCCGTGGAGGAGGGGGggcaggagaggaggaacagCTGCCTGGTACGGGAGGTAGAGAACCCTGTCTACCAGGCGGAGGGTGAGGAAGCCCAGGATCTATATGCCATGGGATGAAAAAAATGCCAATTTATTGGATTACAAAAAGAGATGGATTTACAGTTAGTTATAAAAAGTGAGGAAGTTGGTaactctagaccaggagacagaCTCTCAGAATGACACTTACCAGTGTGCATGGCCTTTTTGACTGCTTCCATGCCGCCTGAGTTCTCGATAACTTGTTGGATGAGTTGGGAGGTCTCCTCATCCTTCAGCTCAGCCTCACTGATCCCGGCACAGGACAGCAGCTTCTTCAGGTCAGGGTCCAGGTTGTTGGGGTCCCAGCCCACATGACTCACGTgtctgaggaggagaggagagagagggagaggaacatacacctgaGTGAGTACCTTAGAAAGGTATGAGTGGCAAGCTTGGATTCTTTCCTGGTTTGTAAATGAAACAAATTGAGGACAGACAATTTGATGATAGGTGTCATGTAACTACATGTATTGTGATAGCTTATTAAGGCTTTATTTTACCGCCTGCTTATATGTGTGTGCTTAGTATCCACTCACGTAAACCCACTGGGTGCTCCAATGTCTGCTTTGGAGAGTTTACTGCCCTTCTTCTTGTCCTTCTTCTTGTCCTTTTTTCCCTTACTGACAAAGGCAGGAGCAGGCACAGGTGTGACGGAGCGGTAGCGTGAAGCCTGGATGTCTGGGTTCTGAATGTCTATGGTGGCCACAGAGGGAGAAGCGGGACTCCCAGATCCTGGATTACAATTGATGTGTACATGTATGAAACACATTGCATGTTTACATATTGGGTCAGTTAGTACTGGTGCCTGGGGTATAACACGTACAATGGGATAAGGGATACTCACCTttacctctgtctgttagtaaaaCACACATATTAAGAAAAGGAAAAGGATTCTTCAGTGATTACTTCAGACACCCACCTCAAAATGTCTGTAGTATTAGTATGTCAGTCTTACCAGTGGAAGGCAGGGGGCGCTGCTTCTTCTCTGAGACTGTGAGAAGGAGAAAATAAGGGAACAGGAAACGAGAGGATGTCAGTTTAGATAATGTCTTCTCATCTCCACCACAACCTTTTCCTTTGAAAAGCCACAGCTAACCTCTATGGAAACACACCTTACAATATTTGTTCTGTTTTCCAGTATCAGagatatactaccgttcaaaaatttggggtcacttagaaatgtccttgtttttgaaagaaaagcaaattttttgtccattacaataacatcaaattgatcagaaacacagtgtagacattgttaatgttgtaaatgactattgtagctggaaacggcagatttttaatggaatatctacataggcgtacagaggcccattaccagcaaccatcactcctgtgttccaatggcacgttgttagctaaaacaccagtctcaacgtcaacagtgaagaggcgactcggggatgctggccttctaggcagagttgcaaagaaaaagacatatcccagactggacaataaaaagaaaagatgaagatgggcaaaagaacacagacactggacagaggaactctgcctagaaggccagcatccggagtcgcctcttcactgttgacgttgagactggtgttttgtgggtactatttaatgaagctgccagttgaggacttgtgaggcgtctgtttctcaaactagacactctaatatacttgtcctcttgctcagttgtgcaccggggcatcccactcctctttctattctggttagagccagtttgcgctgttcagtgaagggagtagtacatagcgttgtacgagatcttcagtttcttggcaatttcttgcatggaatagccttaatttctcagaacaagaatatactgacgcgtttcagaagaaagtctttgtttctggccattttgagcctgtaatcgaacccacaaatgctgatgctccaaacACTCAACTagtgtcatgacttccgccgaagtcggcccctctccttgttcgggtggtgttcagCGGTCGActtcaccggctttctagtcaccaccgatccatgtttcattttcgttttgttttgtctgtattacacacacctggtttcaattcccatatcatgttccttatttaaccctctggcatacctttctgttctgtccgtgattgttggTGTCTTAGTGAATTGTTGTAGGTGTTAGTTTTGTATTTTCCTTGTTGGAATATTGCGTGTTTGTTTTATTGAGTAAACTCAGTTGTTTTACTCTAaactgtgtcctgcgcctgactccgctacatctctgcacccaatcgctgacaactagtctaaagaaggccagttttattgcttctttaatcagaacaacagttttcagctgtgctaacataattgcaaaagggttttctaatgatcaattagccttttaaaataataaacttggattagctaacacaacgtgccattggaacacagaagtgatggttgctgataatgggcctctgtacgcctatgtagatattccattaaaaatcagccgtttccagctacaatagtcatttacaacattaacaatgtctacactgtatttctgatcaatttgatgttattttagtggacaattgttttttgcttttcttttaaaaacaaggacatttaagtaaccccaaacttttgaacagtagtgtgtatTATTTCAAACATGACAAACAACGCAACACAATGTTTCTGTCCTGGATCCTACAACAAATGACCTGACCTTGACAGTTTCTCTGGTTTATCTTGTCTTCCACTGTACGTAGGAATGTTTCAGACTCTTGTTCATTCACAAAGTTCAGCCCCACTTGGCAGTCCTGCATTGTATTGGAGTGAACTATGACATATCTTGGCATACATTTGCAGAAGGAGAAATACAAAATGGACAATCACTCAACTTTGGATTTACAATCAAGCCATCATCATGAGTATCCAGGGCATATTCATGTTTTGCTTACATCTGCAGCAAATGCGTGGAAGAAGGGTCGGGGGCTGTGGTAGACCATTTGGTTATAGAGCTCCTGCTCCCAGGTCAGCTGTCCTTTCTGGGGAAAAAACAACTGTTAGCATAActgtagcttaaactgacagtGGATAATATTACAACTGATCCTTCAGGCTCTCAGCTCATGGTAAACTCAACAGTGGATAATATTACAACTGATCCTTCAGGCTCTCAGCTCATGGTAAACTCAACAGTGGACAATATTACAACTGATCCTTCAGGCTCTCAGCTCATGGTAAACTCAACAGTGGATAATATTACAACTGATCCTTCAGGCTCTCAGCTCATGGTAAACTCAACAGTGGACAATATTACAACTGATCCTTCAGGCTCTCAGCTCATGGTAAACTCAACAGTGGACAATATTACAACTGATCCTTCAGGCTCTCAGCTCATGGTAAACTCAACAGTGGACAATATTACAACTGATCCTTCAGGCTCTCAGCTCATGGTAAACTCAACAGTGGATAATATTACAACTGATCCTTCAGGCTCTCAGCTCATGGTAAACTCAACAGTGGACAATATTACAACTGATCCTTCAGGCTCTCAGCTCATGGTAAACTCAACAAAGGATCCTTATCTAGACTGGGTTACTATAtacactttgtgacaactgctaatGTAAAAATGGCTTTTTAAAGAAATATGATTGATTGATATTCTCCATCATTATAGCTGACGTTACATATTCCTGTTACCTTGACATCGAAGAAGCGTATGAAGTAGGAGCGACGATGGTTGTCCTTGGTGAAGCAGGCCACCCCAGTGTGCTGCAGGCTCCAGCAGGTGGGACTATGTGGCAGGGCCATATACAGTTGCACCACAGCCGTGGCCAGGGACTACACACATgcatacgcgcacacacacagacacagacacagacacacacacagacacacacacagacacacacacacacacacacacacacacacacacacacacacacacacacacacacacacacacacacacacacacacacacacacacacacacacacacacacacacacacacacacacacacacacacacacacacacagggtatgGAATTAGTTTATATGTTGGCTCCTGATAAGTGCACATCGGAAAAGTGCAATTCAAATACTGACTATAGATGATTTTACTCTGGACAGGCTGTGCTCAGGTTAAGAGCAAACATTTAGGACAATTGGAAGTCATTGCATTTATCAGGAGTCGACTATACAGAGCCAAGTTACCTGTGATACGAACTTACAATCTGCTGCTTGGTACTCTGTTGTGGTTCGGAAAGTTATTGGGTAGTTGCCAGAGCAAACACCTGCCCCATTAATGTCATCACATTTTCTGTAGTAGGACTTTTTAGATCTTGTGTTTTGCTAGAATTATCAGCTACCACTGCAGGCTTAGGCCTACCTCAGAAACCAGGAAGTTGGAATGTGAAAAAAAAGCATACTGCACATACTCATATGTGACTGAGTTTAACTGCTGCCTCTGATTCTGTTACCAGAGGAAGTGGTTTACACCAGCATTTCCTGTAATTCACTCATGTCTGTTTTAAAGTCATTGCGTAGAGGCTCTTGGTGTACAtgcaaaatgtaatttaattgtTTGAATTTCTAACAATAGATTACTTTTAAAGTTACCAAATGTCCACGTTACATCAAATGCCATTGCCAATGCACTATATAAACATAGCAGAGCAACAGTACGAATGGTTAATTCAGTCCCTGAAAAAGATAAACAATAAGGATGAGGCTGAAGCACTGGCGACCAGAAGATTGCCCAATCATATCTTACTGTATACAAAGAAGatgtaaaaaacattttttgtccACAGCCTGAGGAAATTGACACACAGGAAAACTGATAAAAGGTTAGAATTCACAGATATACCATAACCTGTGTTTAGAGTTGATACATATTCTCTCGCTAAGTACTCTCGGCTGGCAAAC encodes:
- the LOC120061160 gene encoding wiskott-Aldrich syndrome protein homolog, with product MSLGSKCKGVQGYSPSSLLSPQENERLEDLLGRRCASLATAVVQLYMALPHSPTCWSLQHTGVACFTKDNHRRSYFIRFFDVKKGQLTWEQELYNQMVYHSPRPFFHAFAADDCQVGLNFVNEQESETFLRTVEDKINQRNCQVSEKKQRPLPSTGSGSPASPSVATIDIQNPDIQASRYRSVTPVPAPAFVSKGKKDKKKDKKKGSKLSKADIGAPSGFTHVSHVGWDPNNLDPDLKKLLSCAGISEAELKDEETSQLIQQVIENSGGMEAVKKAMHTDPGLPHPPPGRQGSLPPVPGSCSSSPAPPPPRGGRSGPLPPPPGQAGRGPPPSHPPPSRGALPPPPPSSGRGGLPPPPPSVSYTSPPPPPGHQRSMPVPPPPPPPPPPAQSSGDFTPPPHRCKGPPPPAPASTGECEGGGRGALLDQIRLGRKLKNVTDSPESPPPTETDSEGIVGALMMVMQKRSKVIHSSDEGEEEGGYDDEDDDEWDD
- the LOC120061557 gene encoding semaphorin-3F-like produces the protein MDSAKTATRALLLLLSFCICSTSGLQQSAPRIRLSFKELLDTRAVRPFSFSFNTSDYRILLMDQDQGRLYLGSREYLVALDMHNVNKEPLIIHWPTSDKRRGECRMTGKGGQGECANFVRMIEPWNRTHLYTCGTGAYQPICTFINRGWKAEDYVFRLVPGFTESGKGKCSYDPSQENIAALIDGNLYAGVHVDFMGTDAALFRTMGGRTTVRTEQYDSKWLNEPVFIQIQQIPDSSERNDDKLYFFFREKSLDAGGGASPSVLARVGRVCLNDEGGQKSLVNRWTTFLKARLVCSVIGEDGVETLFDELRDVFIQPTQDERNPVVYALFTTAGSVFKGSAVCVYSMADIRNVFNGPFSHKHGHNYQWTAYTGKIPYPRPGTCPGGTFTPGIRTSKDFSDEAVNFMRAHPLMYHPVYPIHRRPLVVRTGVDYRFTALVVDQVDAVDARYEVLFLGTDRGTVQKVIVLPKDPSTMEELTLEEVEVFRTRAAVKTMKISSKRQQLYVSSEAGLTQVSLHRCGVYGRACSDCCLARDPYCAWDGESCSAFTPATKRRSRRQDVKHGDPLRQCRGFNAKVENRPRETVQFGVEGSSTFLECQPRSPQATVKWLYQREGRRKALNRDREYLKTPHGILLKSLSQSDAGLYHCLATENNFKHTVARVSLRILDRDIVLALTSPDNEAMTSNSPPTGRGRQHDPKQQRVLPTPPFTDTLSQPEIRLIHQYCQSYWEQLRHKQQQPKRTSRRHTESQEQEPEEQQPKRISRRHTESQETQGG